From the genome of Sulfuricella sp., one region includes:
- a CDS encoding arsenate reductase ArsC, with protein sequence MAGQQGILLRLLRQGIGKMVKTVLILCTGNSCRSQMAEVLVNHDLGPEIRALSAGTRPQPKVADGAIAALKEGGMATEGLYPKDVDAVMNENIDLVVTVCDNARESCPIFPRPIPAIHMPFHDPHGEPLESFVRVRDEIRAQLIPEIVRRLK encoded by the coding sequence ATGGCTGGGCAGCAAGGAATCCTGCTGCGGCTGTTGCGGCAAGGAATAGGCAAGATGGTCAAAACCGTATTGATCCTGTGTACCGGCAACTCCTGCCGCAGCCAGATGGCCGAAGTTCTGGTCAACCATGATCTCGGTCCTGAAATTCGTGCGCTGTCGGCCGGCACCCGCCCCCAGCCCAAGGTGGCGGATGGCGCCATCGCGGCGCTGAAAGAGGGCGGCATGGCCACCGAAGGGCTGTACCCCAAGGATGTGGACGCGGTGATGAACGAGAATATCGACCTGGTGGTGACGGTGTGCGACAACGCCAGGGAATCCTGCCCGATTTTCCCCAGGCCGATTCCCGCCATTCACATGCCGTTCCACGACCCGCACGGCGAGCCGCTGGAAAGCTTTGTCAGGGTGCGGGACGAGATCCGGGCCCAGTTGATTCCAGAGATTGTGCGGCGGCTGAAGTAG
- a CDS encoding thioredoxin family protein: MKNIKVLGTGCANCTATMKLIEETARLKGVEIQLEKVEDMAAILGFGVMSTPGVVIDGKVVHAGGVPGKAKIEEWLGSKESCCGCCGKE; this comes from the coding sequence ATGAAGAACATCAAGGTATTGGGCACAGGCTGCGCCAACTGCACCGCGACCATGAAGCTGATCGAGGAAACCGCCAGGCTCAAGGGCGTGGAAATTCAGCTGGAAAAGGTCGAGGACATGGCCGCGATTCTGGGTTTTGGCGTGATGTCCACCCCCGGCGTGGTGATCGACGGCAAGGTGGTGCATGCGGGCGGCGTGCCGGGCAAGGCCAAGATCGAAGAATGGCTGGGCAGCAAGGAATCCTGCTGCGGCTGTTGCGGCAAGGAATAG
- a CDS encoding arsenite methyltransferase produces the protein MQSVKHDEIRQAVRENYGAVARSDAACGCGPACCTPTGLPGADILSRGIGYSESEVGAVPEGANLGLGCGNPQAIAALKPGETVLDLGSGAGFDCFLAARQVGDSGQVIGVDMTPDMVSKARANAAKGGYANTGFRLGEIEHLPVANATVDAIISNCVINLSPDKAQVFRDAFRVLKSGGRLAISDIVATAELPEEARRDLALYTGCMAGASLIGELEAMMQSAGFDQVRITPKDESRAFIRDWAPGSKIEEFVVSANIVAVKP, from the coding sequence ATGCAAAGCGTAAAACATGATGAAATCCGCCAGGCAGTGCGCGAAAACTACGGCGCGGTGGCCCGCTCCGACGCCGCCTGCGGCTGTGGCCCGGCGTGCTGCACCCCGACCGGATTGCCGGGCGCCGACATCCTGTCGCGCGGCATCGGCTACAGTGAAAGCGAAGTGGGTGCCGTGCCGGAAGGCGCCAATCTGGGTCTTGGCTGCGGCAATCCCCAGGCCATCGCCGCGCTGAAACCCGGCGAAACCGTGCTGGACCTGGGCAGCGGGGCGGGTTTCGACTGTTTCCTCGCGGCGCGTCAGGTGGGCGATAGCGGCCAGGTCATCGGCGTGGACATGACGCCGGACATGGTGAGCAAGGCGCGCGCCAACGCGGCCAAGGGCGGCTATGCCAACACCGGATTTCGCCTCGGCGAGATCGAGCATTTGCCGGTGGCCAACGCCACGGTGGATGCGATCATTTCCAACTGTGTCATCAACCTTTCCCCCGACAAGGCACAGGTGTTCCGCGATGCTTTCCGGGTGCTGAAAAGCGGCGGACGGCTGGCAATTTCAGATATAGTCGCGACGGCGGAATTGCCCGAGGAGGCAAGGCGCGATCTGGCGCTGTATACCGGTTGCATGGCGGGGGCGTCGCTGATCGGGGAACTGGAGGCGATGATGCAGAGTGCCGGTTTCGATCAGGTGCGTATCACGCCGAAGGACGAGAGCCGCGCATTTATCCGCGACTGGGCGCCGGGAAGCAAAATCGAGGAATTCGTGGTTTCCGCCAATATAGTGGCGGTCAAACCGTAA
- a CDS encoding permease, which produces MFDALASWLIYDLAGLQGTPFGAAAHFFVMDVTKILVLLTLVIYLMGLLRALLKPEKVREFIRHRGNLQSRFMAVGLGAVTPFCSCSSIPLFIGFVEAGIPLGVTLSFLIASPMINEVAVVVLASVIGWKFTVLYVLTGLSVALIGGFVLERFKPERWVEDYVWKIHMGQVAEVEEDKSLRARHEYAVSQVKEIVGRIWKFIFIGVGVGSFIHGYVPAELVASVAGDGGLLSVVGAVLIGVPLYSDAVGIIPIAEVLLGKGVPIGTVLAFMMAVTALSLPEMIILRKVVKVPLLALYSTYLATAFVIVGLLFNQLRGFI; this is translated from the coding sequence ATGTTTGACGCCCTTGCCTCCTGGCTGATCTATGACCTCGCCGGGCTGCAAGGCACGCCCTTCGGCGCTGCCGCCCATTTTTTCGTGATGGATGTGACCAAGATCCTGGTGCTGCTGACTTTGGTGATCTATCTCATGGGCCTGCTGCGTGCGCTGCTCAAGCCGGAGAAGGTGCGCGAATTCATCCGCCATCGCGGTAATTTGCAAAGCCGTTTCATGGCGGTGGGCCTGGGGGCGGTTACGCCGTTCTGTTCCTGCTCCTCCATTCCGCTCTTCATCGGCTTTGTCGAGGCGGGCATCCCGCTCGGCGTCACGCTGTCCTTCCTCATCGCCAGCCCGATGATCAACGAAGTGGCGGTGGTGGTGCTGGCTTCGGTAATCGGCTGGAAATTCACCGTGCTGTACGTGCTGACCGGGCTCAGCGTCGCTTTGATTGGCGGCTTCGTGCTGGAGCGCTTCAAGCCGGAGCGCTGGGTTGAGGACTATGTGTGGAAAATTCACATGGGGCAGGTGGCAGAGGTGGAAGAGGACAAGTCCCTGCGTGCCCGTCACGAGTACGCCGTCTCTCAGGTGAAGGAAATCGTTGGGCGTATCTGGAAGTTCATTTTCATCGGCGTGGGGGTGGGCTCCTTCATCCACGGTTATGTTCCAGCCGAGCTGGTTGCCAGCGTGGCGGGCGATGGCGGGCTGCTTTCGGTTGTCGGCGCCGTGCTGATCGGCGTGCCGCTGTATTCCGACGCGGTCGGCATCATCCCCATTGCCGAAGTGCTGCTCGGCAAGGGCGTGCCAATCGGCACGGTGCTGGCCTTCATGATGGCGGTCACCGCGCTGTCGCTGCCAGAAATGATCATTCTGAGAAAAGTCGTCAAAGTGCCCCTGCTGGCGCTGTATTCCACTTATCTGGCCACGGCATTCGTTATCGTTGGCTTGTTGTTCAACCAATTGAGAGGTTTCATATGA
- the arsB gene encoding ACR3 family arsenite efflux transporter yields the protein MSAQCEITARKAAGAELGFFERWLTVWVFLSIVAGIALGQLLPAPVQFLGKLEVAQVNLPVGLLIWLMIIPMLMKIDFSALGQVKKHWRGIGVTLFINWGVKPFSMALLAWLFIRIAFAPYLPAEQIDSYIAGLILLAAAPCTAMVFVWSNLSRGDPLFTLSQVALNDAIMVFAFAPLVGLLLGVASITVPWDTLFLSVVMYIVIPLVIAQLLRRVLLSKGVLDAVLARLHPAGISALLATLVLLFAFQGKAILEQPLIILLLAVPILIQVYFNSMLAYWLNRTVGEVHSVAGPSALIGASNFFELAVAAAISLYGFESGAALATVVGVLIEVPVMLSVVRIVNGSKAWYEAGAKQHV from the coding sequence ATGAGCGCGCAGTGTGAAATCACCGCCAGGAAAGCCGCTGGCGCGGAGCTGGGGTTTTTCGAGCGCTGGCTGACGGTGTGGGTGTTTCTCTCCATCGTGGCCGGTATCGCGCTGGGCCAGCTTCTCCCCGCGCCGGTGCAGTTTCTCGGCAAGCTGGAAGTGGCCCAGGTCAACCTGCCGGTGGGCCTGCTGATCTGGCTGATGATTATCCCCATGCTGATGAAGATCGACTTCTCGGCGCTGGGCCAGGTCAAGAAGCACTGGCGCGGCATCGGCGTCACCCTGTTCATCAACTGGGGGGTGAAACCGTTTTCCATGGCGCTGCTGGCCTGGCTGTTCATCCGCATCGCATTTGCACCGTATTTACCCGCTGAGCAGATCGATAGTTACATCGCTGGCCTGATCCTGCTTGCCGCGGCACCCTGTACCGCCATGGTGTTCGTGTGGAGCAACCTGTCCAGGGGCGATCCGCTGTTTACCCTCTCCCAGGTGGCGCTCAACGACGCCATCATGGTGTTCGCCTTCGCGCCGCTGGTCGGCCTGCTGCTGGGCGTCGCGTCCATCACGGTGCCGTGGGACACCCTGTTCCTGTCGGTGGTGATGTATATCGTCATTCCGCTCGTCATTGCCCAACTCCTGCGCCGGGTGCTGCTGAGCAAGGGTGTACTGGATGCCGTGCTGGCCCGTCTGCACCCGGCCGGCATTTCCGCCCTGCTCGCCACCCTGGTGCTGCTGTTCGCCTTCCAGGGTAAGGCTATTCTCGAACAACCGCTAATTATCCTGCTGCTGGCCGTGCCTATCCTGATCCAGGTGTATTTCAATTCCATGCTCGCCTACTGGCTCAACCGGACCGTTGGTGAGGTGCACAGTGTGGCCGGGCCTTCGGCACTGATCGGCGCCAGCAATTTCTTCGAGCTGGCGGTGGCGGCGGCGATTTCGCTCTACGGCTTTGAATCCGGCGCGGCGCTGGCGACGGTGGTGGGGGTGCTGATCGAGGTGCCGGTGATGCTGTCGGTGGTGCGCATCGTGAATGGCAGCAAGGCCTGGTACGAGGCAGGAGCGAAACAGCATGTTTGA
- a CDS encoding arsenate reductase ArsC, translated as MSKKTFNVLFLCTGNSARSILGEALLNHLGKGQFHAWSAGSHPAGAVNPFAIDLLQKNKLPVEDLRSKSWDEFSVPGAPQFDFVFTVCDNAAGEVCPVWPGQPMTAHWGIDDPAAAKGSDADKRKAFVTAFTQLNRRISLFISLPVEKLDKLSLKRQLDDIGLLREKGE; from the coding sequence ATGAGCAAAAAAACTTTCAACGTGCTATTTCTTTGTACCGGCAATTCGGCGCGCTCGATTCTGGGCGAGGCATTGCTCAACCATCTCGGCAAGGGGCAGTTCCATGCCTGGAGCGCGGGCAGCCATCCGGCGGGAGCAGTCAATCCTTTCGCCATCGATTTGCTGCAGAAGAACAAATTGCCGGTCGAGGATCTGCGCAGCAAATCCTGGGACGAATTCTCCGTGCCGGGCGCGCCGCAATTCGATTTTGTCTTTACCGTGTGTGATAACGCCGCCGGCGAAGTCTGCCCAGTCTGGCCCGGCCAGCCCATGACCGCTCACTGGGGCATTGACGATCCCGCTGCAGCAAAGGGCAGCGACGCGGACAAGCGCAAGGCTTTTGTCACGGCTTTCACCCAGCTCAACCGCCGCATCTCGCTGTTCATCAGCCTGCCGGTGGAAAAGCTGGACAAACTGTCCCTCAAGCGCCAGCTCGACGACATCGGACTGCTGCGCGAGAAAGGGGAGTGA
- a CDS encoding metalloregulator ArsR/SmtB family transcription factor: MNEQSFFETLSDETRRRLLLLILKHEELCVCELFQALDVAQPKVSRHLAVLREAGVLAQRREGTWVFYRLDPQLPAWAYRMLGLMVEGVSNGVPYREDAERLANAAIRPVRCAA; encoded by the coding sequence ATGAATGAACAATCCTTCTTCGAAACCCTTTCCGACGAAACCCGCCGCCGTCTCCTGCTGCTGATTCTGAAGCACGAGGAATTGTGCGTATGCGAACTGTTCCAGGCGCTGGATGTGGCTCAGCCCAAGGTCTCACGTCACCTGGCGGTGTTGCGTGAGGCGGGCGTGCTGGCGCAAAGGCGCGAGGGCACCTGGGTATTTTACCGCCTCGACCCGCAACTTCCCGCCTGGGCTTATCGCATGCTGGGCTTGATGGTGGAAGGGGTGAGCAATGGCGTTCCGTATCGCGAGGACGCTGAACGTCTGGCGAATGCGGCAATTCGTCCGGTGCGTTGCGCCGCCTGA
- a CDS encoding ABC transporter substrate-binding protein produces the protein MNPDRRNILRALSAAALLPMLNACGARQSKQLIIASHVWPGYELMFLAKREGWLPAESLDLLETASATGSLAALAEGKADGAALTLDEVLRARANGIRLTIILVFDISAGADVVLARHGIHTLADLAGKRIGVEKTALGALVLHKLLGSAKLPASAVSAIPIRPDGHMEAWRRGQVDALITYEPIATRLRAEDAKTIYDSRDMPDTIFDVLAVRPEAASRHQETLKMLVAGHFRALRHFRSNPQDAAFRLAGHLQLDAREVLDAYRGLQLPDIRANRSLMDTNPGRLLSAARELSQIMAREKLLPRQDDFTDLVRADFLPDES, from the coding sequence ATGAATCCTGACCGGCGCAATATTCTGCGCGCCCTGTCCGCAGCGGCGCTGCTGCCCATGCTCAACGCCTGTGGAGCACGGCAATCCAAGCAACTGATTATCGCCAGCCATGTCTGGCCGGGCTACGAACTCATGTTTCTGGCCAAGCGCGAGGGATGGCTCCCGGCCGAATCGCTTGATCTGCTGGAAACGGCTTCGGCAACCGGCTCTCTTGCCGCGCTGGCTGAAGGCAAGGCCGATGGCGCCGCACTGACGCTGGATGAAGTGTTGCGTGCCCGAGCCAACGGCATCCGGCTGACCATCATTCTGGTATTCGACATTTCCGCCGGCGCGGATGTCGTCCTTGCCCGCCATGGCATTCACACCCTGGCAGATCTGGCTGGAAAACGCATCGGCGTGGAAAAAACCGCGCTCGGAGCGCTGGTGCTGCACAAATTGCTGGGCTCCGCCAAGCTGCCCGCATCGGCCGTATCGGCGATCCCGATAAGGCCTGACGGCCACATGGAAGCCTGGCGGCGCGGGCAGGTTGATGCCCTCATCACCTATGAGCCCATCGCCACCCGACTAAGGGCGGAAGACGCAAAAACCATCTACGACAGCCGGGACATGCCCGACACCATTTTCGACGTCCTTGCCGTCAGGCCGGAGGCCGCCTCGCGACATCAGGAAACCCTGAAAATGCTGGTGGCCGGGCATTTCCGCGCGCTGCGCCATTTTCGCAGCAACCCGCAGGATGCGGCATTCCGGCTGGCCGGGCACCTGCAACTGGATGCCCGTGAAGTGCTGGATGCCTACCGCGGCCTGCAGTTGCCCGACATCCGCGCCAATCGCAGCCTCATGGACACAAATCCGGGGCGGCTGCTCTCGGCAGCGCGCGAATTGTCCCAGATCATGGCCAGAGAAAAACTGCTGCCGCGGCAGGACGATTTCACCGATCTCGTGCGCGCCGATTTCCTTCCTGATGAAAGCTGA